A window of the Agromyces mariniharenae genome harbors these coding sequences:
- the rdgB gene encoding RdgB/HAM1 family non-canonical purine NTP pyrophosphatase — translation MSLEFVLASHNQKKVREFQRIIGERMPQAVVHEYDGPEPVEDGVTFAENALIKARRAAEHTGHVALADDSGIVVDVLGAAPGILSARWAGHTAGDEANLRLLLDQVSDLSRPHRGAEFRCTIALVVPPSLLDGGHEYVAEGRWRGTLAYEPRGSHGFGYDPIFEPEGLEVTAAELPPEEKDARSHRARAFAELLPELERVAALLPAG, via the coding sequence ATGAGCCTCGAGTTCGTGCTCGCGAGCCACAACCAGAAGAAGGTGCGCGAGTTCCAGCGCATCATCGGCGAGCGGATGCCGCAGGCCGTCGTGCACGAGTACGACGGGCCCGAGCCCGTGGAGGACGGCGTCACCTTCGCCGAGAACGCGCTCATCAAGGCACGGCGTGCCGCGGAGCACACCGGGCACGTCGCACTCGCCGACGACTCGGGCATCGTGGTCGACGTGCTCGGCGCAGCGCCCGGCATCCTCTCCGCGCGGTGGGCGGGGCACACGGCCGGCGACGAGGCGAACCTGCGGCTGCTGCTCGACCAGGTCTCGGACCTCTCCCGTCCGCACCGCGGCGCGGAGTTCCGCTGCACGATCGCGCTCGTCGTGCCCCCGTCGCTGCTCGACGGCGGCCACGAGTACGTCGCCGAGGGCCGCTGGCGCGGCACGCTCGCGTACGAGCCGCGCGGATCGCACGGCTTCGGCTACGACCCGATCTTCGAGCCGGAGGGCCTCGAGGTGACCGCCGCGGAGCTGCCTCCCGAGGAGAAGGACGCGCGGAGCCACCGCGCCCGCGCGTTCGCCGAGCTCCTGCCCGAGCTCGAGCGGGTCGCGGCGCTGCTGCCCGCCGGCTGA
- the murI gene encoding glutamate racemase, whose translation MTDAPIGIFDSGVGGLTVARAVKDQLPNESILYIGDLEHSPYGPKKIADVRGYALAVLDDLVLQGVKMLVIACNTASSAMLRDARERYDVPVVEVIQPAVRRAVATTRNGRVGVIGTVGTVQSRAYDDAFAAAPHLELFSQACPRFVEFVEAGVTSGPELLSIAEEYLAPLREADVDTLVLGCTHYPFLKGAISYVMGEQVALVSSDVETANDVYRVLVSNGMERTSLAPPTYRYEATGESTSAFLDLAHRLIAPEIPSVELVQTGAITLPHRPSAR comes from the coding sequence GTGACGGACGCACCGATCGGCATCTTCGACTCCGGTGTCGGCGGGCTCACGGTCGCCCGTGCCGTGAAGGACCAGCTGCCCAACGAGTCGATCCTCTACATCGGCGACCTCGAGCACTCGCCCTACGGCCCGAAGAAGATCGCCGACGTGCGCGGCTACGCGCTCGCCGTGCTCGACGACCTCGTGCTGCAGGGCGTCAAGATGCTCGTCATCGCCTGCAACACCGCCTCGTCGGCCATGCTGAGGGACGCGCGCGAGCGCTACGACGTGCCCGTGGTCGAGGTGATCCAGCCGGCCGTGCGCCGCGCCGTCGCCACGACGCGCAACGGTCGCGTGGGCGTGATCGGCACCGTCGGCACCGTGCAGTCGCGGGCCTACGACGACGCGTTCGCCGCCGCGCCGCACCTCGAGCTCTTCTCGCAGGCGTGCCCGCGCTTCGTGGAGTTCGTCGAGGCGGGCGTCACGAGCGGCCCCGAGCTGCTCTCGATCGCCGAGGAGTACCTCGCCCCGCTGCGCGAGGCGGACGTCGACACGCTCGTGCTCGGCTGCACGCACTACCCGTTCCTGAAGGGCGCGATCTCGTACGTCATGGGCGAGCAGGTCGCGCTCGTCTCGAGCGACGTCGAGACCGCCAACGACGTGTACCGGGTGCTCGTCTCCAACGGCATGGAGCGCACCTCCCTCGCGCCGCCCACCTACCGCTACGAGGCGACGGGGGAGTCGACGAGCGCCTTCCTGGACCTCGCCCACCGCCTCATCGCCCCCGAGATCCCGAGCGTCGAGCTCGTGCAGACGGGCGCGATCACCCTTCCCCACCGCCCTTCGGCGCGCTGA
- a CDS encoding nicotinate phosphoribosyltransferase encodes MTGSAALFTDRYELTMVDAALRDGAAHRESLFEAFARRLPDGRRYGVVAGTGRLLELIDRFRFEDAELEWLRENQVVRPETLDWLADYRFRGDIWGYREGEAYFPGSPLLTIQASFAEAVMLETVVLSTLNYDSSVASAAARMVSVALGRPIAEMGSRRTSERAAIAAARAAFIAGFDATSNLEAGRTWGIPTMGTAAHAFTLLHDSEEDAFRAQVEAFGPKTTLLIDTYDITRGVELAVEVAGPELGAVRIDSGDLPTVVAAVREQLDSLGAVNTRITVTSDLDEFTIAGLSAAPVDSYGVGTAVVTGSGSPAAGMVYKLVARRDDAGEWVAVAKASTHKISVGGRKNAARRLDSTRTAREELVFVGDGPEGAAEFEPDDELRPLMVHLVSDGVADPAFLGAEGTRAARAHRAEVMQELPIEAFRLGRGEPVIPTTYR; translated from the coding sequence GTGACCGGGTCAGCTGCGCTCTTCACCGACCGTTACGAGCTCACGATGGTGGATGCCGCGCTGCGCGACGGCGCCGCCCACCGCGAGAGCCTGTTCGAGGCGTTCGCCCGGCGCCTGCCCGACGGACGTCGCTACGGCGTCGTCGCCGGCACGGGTCGGCTGCTCGAGCTCATCGACCGGTTCCGCTTCGAGGACGCCGAGCTCGAGTGGCTGCGCGAGAACCAGGTCGTGCGGCCCGAGACGCTCGACTGGCTGGCCGACTACCGCTTCCGCGGCGACATCTGGGGCTACCGCGAGGGCGAGGCGTACTTCCCCGGCTCGCCGCTGCTCACCATCCAGGCGAGCTTCGCCGAGGCCGTCATGCTCGAGACCGTCGTGCTCTCCACGTTGAACTACGACTCGTCGGTCGCGAGCGCGGCCGCCCGCATGGTGTCGGTCGCGCTGGGGCGTCCGATCGCCGAGATGGGATCCCGCCGCACGAGCGAGCGCGCGGCGATCGCCGCGGCGCGGGCCGCGTTCATCGCCGGGTTCGACGCGACCTCGAACCTCGAGGCCGGCCGTACGTGGGGCATCCCGACCATGGGCACCGCCGCGCACGCGTTCACGCTGCTGCACGACAGCGAGGAGGACGCGTTCCGCGCCCAGGTCGAGGCGTTCGGGCCGAAGACCACGCTGCTCATCGACACCTACGACATCACCCGCGGCGTCGAGCTCGCCGTGGAGGTGGCGGGCCCCGAGCTCGGCGCCGTGCGCATCGACTCCGGCGACCTGCCGACCGTGGTCGCCGCCGTGCGCGAGCAGCTCGACTCGCTCGGCGCGGTGAACACGCGCATCACCGTCACGAGCGACCTCGACGAGTTCACCATCGCGGGTCTCTCGGCCGCGCCCGTCGACTCCTACGGCGTTGGCACGGCGGTCGTGACGGGCTCGGGATCCCCGGCGGCGGGCATGGTCTACAAGCTCGTCGCGCGCCGCGACGACGCCGGCGAGTGGGTCGCCGTCGCGAAGGCGTCCACCCACAAGATCAGCGTCGGCGGACGCAAGAACGCGGCACGACGGCTCGACTCGACGCGCACCGCCCGCGAGGAGCTCGTATTCGTGGGAGACGGCCCCGAGGGGGCCGCGGAGTTCGAGCCAGACGACGAGCTGCGACCGCTCATGGTGCACCTGGTGTCCGACGGCGTCGCCGATCCGGCGTTCCTCGGCGCGGAGGGCACGCGCGCGGCGCGGGCGCACCGCGCCGAGGTCATGCAGGAGCTGCCGATCGAGGCGTTCCGGCTGGGGCGCGGCGAGCCCGTGATCCCGACGACCTATCGGTAG
- a CDS encoding EamA family transporter: MSREPIAAAAVVGGAASVQLGAALGATIFPLVGPSGVVALRQSVAAVALLAAARPRVRDLTWRAVRPALLLGLVLVSMNLALYGAVERIGLGLAVTLEFLGPLALALVGSRRRIDLVCGVMAGVGVVLLTGTVPGIDLVGVLLALVAAASWAAYIVLSRHAGQNLPGVQGTALASLLAAIITSPLLVMALTGLAPEELAHVLLIGLAIGILSSALPYSIDLLVLRRLPQQLFSVLQSVQPAAAALAGFVLLGQALGAWQVVGLGLISLGNVIAVSRPNRASREARAARTRASAAGRVPTRLTV, translated from the coding sequence ATGTCACGAGAGCCCATCGCCGCAGCGGCCGTCGTCGGCGGCGCCGCCTCGGTGCAGCTCGGCGCGGCACTGGGCGCCACCATCTTCCCGCTCGTGGGACCGAGCGGGGTGGTGGCGCTCCGGCAATCCGTCGCCGCGGTCGCGCTGCTCGCCGCGGCACGCCCGCGCGTGCGCGACCTGACCTGGCGCGCCGTGCGTCCCGCGCTGCTCCTCGGGCTCGTGCTGGTGAGCATGAACCTCGCCCTCTACGGCGCGGTCGAGCGCATCGGCCTGGGGCTCGCCGTCACGCTCGAGTTCCTCGGACCCCTCGCCCTCGCGCTGGTCGGCTCGCGCCGTCGCATCGACCTCGTGTGCGGGGTCATGGCGGGCGTCGGCGTGGTGCTGCTCACCGGCACCGTGCCCGGCATCGACCTCGTGGGCGTGCTGCTCGCGCTCGTCGCGGCGGCCTCGTGGGCGGCCTACATCGTCCTCAGCCGGCATGCCGGCCAGAACCTCCCCGGCGTGCAGGGCACCGCACTGGCGAGCCTCCTCGCCGCGATCATCACGTCGCCGCTGCTCGTCATGGCGCTCACCGGCCTCGCCCCCGAGGAACTCGCCCACGTGCTGCTGATCGGCCTGGCGATCGGCATCCTCTCGTCGGCGCTCCCCTACTCGATCGACCTGCTCGTGCTCCGCCGGCTGCCGCAGCAGCTCTTCAGCGTGCTGCAGAGCGTGCAGCCGGCCGCCGCAGCGCTCGCCGGGTTCGTACTGCTCGGGCAGGCGCTCGGCGCATGGCAGGTCGTCGGGCTCGGCCTCATCTCGCTCGGGAACGTCATCGCGGTGAGCCGGCCGAACCGGGCGTCCCGGGAAGCCCGCGCGGCGCGCACGCGCGCGTCGGCCGCTGGGAGGGTGCCCACTAGGCTGACCGTGTGA
- a CDS encoding LysR family transcriptional regulator, with translation MDIEVRQLRVLVAVDEERSFTAAADRLRMSQAAVSRSLAALEHELGARLMHRTTRRVEPTEAGASFAATARRVLAELDRAVAEARGERSVIRVGYQWAALGAHTTPVLRAWNRSHADAPMRLLRLNRRDGGLGDGLVDLAVLRHGVDPELDSELVGTERRVVALPFDHPLAERTSVGLVDLVPFLVAGDRNTGTTSAELWTSVGLPAPSMTQTGDVEEWLDLIAVGDAIGVTAEGTVHHYPRPGVVFVPIHDAPAIEVHLAWHRRHRHPAAGRVARAIRTAYEEEALATLRRATAAGGAPADPAPRLA, from the coding sequence ATGGACATCGAGGTTCGCCAGCTGCGGGTCCTCGTCGCGGTCGACGAGGAGCGCTCGTTCACGGCGGCCGCCGACCGGCTCCGGATGTCGCAGGCCGCCGTCTCGCGCTCGCTCGCGGCGCTCGAGCACGAGCTCGGCGCCCGGCTCATGCACCGCACGACCCGCCGCGTCGAGCCCACCGAGGCGGGCGCGTCGTTCGCGGCCACCGCACGACGCGTGCTGGCCGAGCTCGATCGCGCCGTCGCCGAGGCCAGGGGCGAGCGCTCGGTGATCCGTGTCGGCTACCAGTGGGCCGCGCTCGGCGCGCACACGACGCCCGTGCTGCGGGCGTGGAACCGCTCGCACGCCGACGCGCCCATGCGCCTCCTTCGACTGAACCGCCGCGACGGCGGCCTCGGAGACGGGCTCGTCGACCTCGCCGTGCTCCGGCACGGCGTCGACCCCGAGCTGGACTCGGAGCTCGTGGGCACCGAGCGTCGCGTCGTGGCCCTGCCCTTCGACCACCCGCTCGCCGAGCGCACGTCGGTCGGCCTCGTCGACCTCGTCCCGTTCCTCGTGGCGGGCGACCGGAACACCGGTACGACGTCGGCCGAGCTCTGGACCTCCGTCGGACTGCCCGCCCCGTCGATGACCCAGACCGGCGACGTGGAGGAGTGGCTCGACCTCATCGCCGTGGGCGACGCCATCGGCGTCACGGCGGAGGGCACCGTGCACCACTACCCGCGGCCGGGCGTCGTGTTCGTGCCGATCCACGACGCGCCGGCGATCGAGGTGCACCTGGCCTGGCACCGGCGGCACCGGCATCCGGCAGCCGGGCGCGTGGCCCGCGCCATCCGGACGGCGTACGAGGAGGAGGCCCTCGCCACCCTGCGGAGGGCGACGGCCGCCGGCGGCGCCCCGGCCGACCCCGCTCCCCGGCTCGCCTAA
- a CDS encoding DUF3039 domain-containing protein has product MIDPVRASIADPDAPGGGTDVLDRELEKLLEEESLDPGDHDRFAHYVKKEQILESAVTGKPVKALCGKKWTPGRDPDKFPVCPTCKEIYERMRAE; this is encoded by the coding sequence ATGATCGATCCCGTGCGCGCGAGCATCGCCGACCCCGACGCACCCGGCGGAGGCACCGACGTGCTCGACCGCGAGCTCGAGAAGCTCCTCGAGGAGGAGTCGCTCGACCCGGGCGATCACGACCGCTTCGCGCACTACGTGAAGAAGGAGCAGATCCTCGAGTCGGCCGTCACGGGCAAGCCCGTCAAGGCGTTGTGCGGCAAGAAGTGGACGCCAGGGCGCGACCCCGACAAGTTCCCGGTCTGCCCGACGTGCAAGGAGATCTACGAGCGGATGCGCGCGGAGTAG
- the rph gene encoding ribonuclease PH — MTEASDPSTTTGTANVVRADGRAPDELRNVTIERGWSAHAEGSALISFGGTKVLCTASFTNGVPRWMTGKGRGWVTAEYAMLPRSTNTRNDRESVKGRIGGRTHEISRLIGRSLRAVVDTKGLGENTIQLDCDVLQADGGTRTAAITGAYVALADAIEWAREQKFIGQRAKPLIDTVSAVSVGIIDGTPMLDLAYVEDVRAETDMNVVATGRGLFVEVQGTAEGAPFDRGELDSLLDLALAGTTELARLQQAALAASVEQAGA; from the coding sequence ATGACCGAGGCATCCGACCCGAGCACGACGACCGGCACGGCGAACGTGGTGCGGGCCGACGGCCGCGCCCCCGACGAGCTGCGCAACGTCACCATCGAGCGGGGCTGGAGCGCCCACGCCGAGGGCAGCGCGCTCATCTCGTTCGGCGGCACGAAGGTGCTGTGCACCGCGTCGTTCACGAACGGCGTGCCGCGCTGGATGACCGGCAAGGGCCGTGGCTGGGTCACTGCGGAGTACGCGATGCTGCCCCGCTCGACGAACACCCGCAACGACCGCGAGTCGGTGAAGGGTCGCATCGGCGGCCGCACGCACGAGATCAGCCGCCTGATCGGGCGCAGCCTGCGCGCCGTCGTCGACACGAAGGGCCTCGGCGAGAACACCATCCAGCTCGACTGCGACGTGCTGCAGGCCGACGGCGGCACCCGCACGGCCGCGATCACGGGCGCCTACGTCGCGCTCGCCGACGCGATCGAGTGGGCTCGCGAGCAGAAGTTCATCGGCCAGCGCGCGAAGCCGCTCATCGACACGGTGTCGGCGGTGTCGGTCGGCATCATCGACGGCACGCCCATGCTCGACCTCGCCTACGTCGAGGACGTGCGCGCCGAGACCGACATGAACGTCGTCGCCACGGGCCGCGGCCTCTTCGTCGAGGTGCAGGGCACCGCGGAGGGCGCGCCCTTCGACCGCGGCGAGCTCGACTCGCTGCTCGACCTCGCGCTGGCGGGCACCACGGAGCTCGCGCGCCTGCAGCAGGCCGCGCTCGCGGCATCCGTCGAGCAGGCCGGCGCATGA
- a CDS encoding ABC transporter permease subunit, producing the protein MSAPAPTTAQRVTFARLVGAEWLKARSVRSTPWTIGATVGVTVLFAAGILQLVLLAPAADVPDPAAVVTDNYGAVPTLGVLGLSFIFSYALVAVLGVLLVSPERSSGLLAATLAAAPRRTPVFVAKLLASAALGVAVAVVVGLASALLAQPALAGLGLASSPFAPDGLQVMTGGAVFLGLVAAMSTAIASLFRGTAAAMGAVLGLLLLAPALLPIIPGIGAHLAGVLPSGAGMMLFQSAAQVGWQPIVTGGLVLLGWTAGAAVLGGVLFKRRDV; encoded by the coding sequence ATGTCCGCACCCGCACCCACCACCGCCCAGCGCGTCACGTTCGCGCGGCTGGTCGGCGCCGAATGGCTGAAGGCCCGCTCCGTGCGGTCGACGCCATGGACGATCGGCGCCACCGTCGGCGTCACCGTGCTGTTCGCGGCCGGCATCCTGCAGCTCGTGCTGCTCGCGCCCGCCGCCGACGTGCCCGACCCGGCCGCGGTCGTCACCGACAACTACGGCGCCGTGCCCACGCTCGGCGTGCTCGGGCTCTCGTTCATCTTCTCGTACGCGCTCGTCGCCGTGCTCGGGGTGCTCCTCGTGAGCCCCGAGCGCTCCTCGGGCCTGCTCGCCGCCACGCTCGCCGCGGCGCCGCGGCGCACGCCCGTGTTCGTCGCGAAGCTGCTCGCGTCGGCCGCGCTCGGCGTGGCCGTGGCCGTCGTCGTCGGCTTGGCCTCGGCGCTCCTCGCGCAGCCGGCGCTCGCAGGGCTCGGCCTCGCCTCGTCGCCGTTCGCCCCCGACGGGCTGCAGGTGATGACCGGCGGCGCCGTGTTCCTCGGCCTCGTCGCGGCGATGTCGACGGCCATCGCGTCGCTATTCCGGGGCACCGCGGCCGCCATGGGCGCCGTGCTCGGCCTGCTGCTGCTCGCGCCCGCGCTGCTCCCGATCATCCCAGGGATCGGCGCCCACCTCGCCGGAGTGCTGCCGAGCGGCGCCGGTATGATGCTGTTCCAATCCGCAGCCCAGGTCGGCTGGCAGCCGATCGTCACCGGGGGACTCGTCCTCCTCGGCTGGACGGCCGGCGCAGCGGTGCTGGGCGGCGTGCTCTTCAAGAGACGAGACGTGTGA
- a CDS encoding response regulator transcription factor → MPDQGSARGIRVLLVDDQPLIRLGFRMVLEGEPDLTVVGEADDGAAAIARTGELAPDVVVMDVRMPGMDGIAATERIVATSPGARVLIVTTFDLDEYAFAGLRAGASGFLLKNAPPAELVHAIRTVAAGDAIVEPRVTRRLLDLFGGQLPADGAVAPASAEPAPARDPLDDPRLASLTEREAEVFTAIARGMSNAEISSALYLSESTVKTHVGRILMKLGLRDRIHAVVLGYETGVVRPGAPEGRPPA, encoded by the coding sequence ATGCCTGACCAGGGGTCCGCGCGCGGCATCCGCGTGCTGCTCGTCGACGACCAGCCGCTCATCCGGCTGGGCTTCCGCATGGTGCTCGAAGGCGAGCCCGACCTCACGGTCGTCGGCGAGGCCGACGACGGCGCCGCGGCGATCGCGCGGACGGGCGAGCTCGCGCCCGACGTGGTCGTCATGGACGTGCGGATGCCCGGCATGGACGGGATCGCGGCGACCGAGCGGATCGTCGCGACCTCGCCGGGGGCGCGGGTGCTCATCGTGACCACCTTCGACCTCGACGAGTACGCGTTCGCGGGACTGCGGGCCGGTGCGAGCGGGTTCCTGCTGAAGAACGCGCCGCCCGCCGAGCTCGTGCACGCCATCCGCACGGTCGCCGCGGGCGACGCGATCGTCGAGCCGCGGGTGACGCGGCGGCTGCTCGACCTGTTCGGCGGGCAGCTCCCCGCCGACGGCGCGGTCGCTCCCGCCTCGGCCGAACCCGCGCCCGCCCGCGATCCGCTCGACGACCCGAGGCTCGCGTCGCTCACCGAACGCGAGGCGGAGGTGTTCACGGCCATCGCCCGCGGCATGAGCAACGCCGAGATCTCGTCGGCGCTCTACCTGTCGGAGTCGACGGTGAAGACGCACGTCGGCCGCATCCTCATGAAGCTCGGCCTGCGCGACCGCATCCACGCCGTCGTGCTCGGCTACGAGACCGGGGTCGTGCGACCGGGCGCCCCCGAGGGCCGCCCGCCCGCCTGA
- a CDS encoding ABC transporter ATP-binding protein — protein MIEVEHLTKRFGATTAVDDLSFTVRPGTVTGFLGPNGAGKSTAMRAIAGLVRPTSGTTRVNGRPIEEHAAPLTEIGTLLGTPAHPGRTARNHLRALAATHGLGRARVEDVLRLTGMEAVANRRVGTYSMGMAQRLGLAAALLGDPHTIMLDEPINGLDPDGIVWVRHFLRGLAAEGRTVFLSSHLMSEMAQTADHLVVIGRGRLIADAPIAELLDGVGETRVVVRTPDADRLAPALAGRGVTVTSVAAGELEVTGIDAAEIAAIARDHDVLLHELTTRTASLEEAYLSLTDAAVDYQAVPAAAAR, from the coding sequence ATGATCGAAGTCGAACACCTCACCAAGCGCTTCGGCGCCACCACCGCCGTCGACGACCTGTCGTTCACCGTGCGCCCCGGCACCGTCACCGGCTTCCTCGGTCCGAACGGCGCCGGCAAGTCCACGGCGATGCGTGCGATCGCCGGGCTCGTGCGCCCGACGTCGGGCACGACCCGCGTGAACGGGCGCCCGATCGAGGAGCACGCCGCCCCGCTCACCGAGATCGGCACGCTGCTCGGCACCCCCGCGCATCCGGGCCGCACCGCCCGCAACCACCTGCGGGCCCTCGCCGCGACCCACGGACTCGGACGCGCCCGCGTCGAGGACGTGCTGCGCCTCACCGGGATGGAGGCCGTCGCGAACCGCCGCGTCGGCACGTACTCGATGGGCATGGCGCAGCGCCTCGGACTCGCCGCGGCGCTCCTCGGCGACCCGCACACGATCATGCTCGACGAGCCGATCAACGGCCTCGACCCCGACGGCATCGTCTGGGTGCGCCACTTCCTGCGCGGCCTCGCCGCCGAGGGGAGGACGGTGTTCCTCTCCTCGCACCTCATGAGCGAGATGGCGCAGACCGCCGACCACCTCGTCGTGATCGGCCGGGGCCGGCTCATCGCCGACGCCCCGATCGCGGAACTGCTCGACGGCGTCGGCGAGACCCGTGTCGTGGTGCGGACGCCCGACGCCGACCGGCTGGCGCCCGCGCTCGCCGGACGCGGCGTCACCGTCACGAGCGTCGCCGCCGGCGAGCTCGAGGTGACGGGGATCGACGCCGCCGAGATCGCGGCGATCGCGCGCGACCACGACGTGCTGCTGCACGAGCTCACCACCCGCACCGCCTCGCTCGAAGAGGCCTACCTCTCGCTGACCGACGCCGCCGTGGACTACCAGGCCGTGCCGGCGGCCGCGGCCCGATGA
- a CDS encoding cation diffusion facilitator family transporter gives MAHTHDQAHAHGASSNRTRIVVAMAIIGAFLVVQVVGGILSGSLALLADAGHMASDLIGLVVALVAAIVAARPATDRQTYGYRRAEVLGALVNGVILVVVAVTVAVSAIGRLMSGAEGEAHEVQGVPMLVIAVIGLLANVAAMLVLRGGAKESINMRGAYLEVLGDLIGSALVIIAALVIVTTGFDAADPIASLLIAVLIVPRALSLLRDVVHVLFESAPADTDVAEIREHLLGTPGVVAVHDVHVWQITSGSPVFSAHVEVEPEVFESGRAGELLDELGGCLAEHFDVAHSTFQLEPAGRAEQEQPQHP, from the coding sequence ATGGCACACACGCACGACCAGGCGCACGCCCACGGGGCGTCGTCGAACCGCACCCGCATCGTGGTGGCGATGGCGATCATCGGCGCGTTCCTGGTGGTGCAGGTCGTCGGCGGCATCCTGAGCGGCTCGCTCGCGCTGCTCGCCGACGCGGGCCACATGGCGAGCGACCTCATCGGCCTCGTCGTCGCGCTCGTCGCGGCCATCGTCGCGGCGCGGCCCGCGACCGATCGGCAGACCTACGGGTACCGTCGCGCGGAGGTGCTGGGCGCCCTCGTGAACGGCGTCATCCTCGTGGTCGTCGCGGTGACGGTGGCCGTGTCGGCGATCGGACGGCTCATGAGCGGCGCCGAGGGCGAGGCGCACGAGGTGCAGGGCGTGCCCATGCTCGTCATCGCGGTGATCGGCCTCCTCGCGAACGTCGCCGCCATGCTCGTGCTGCGCGGCGGCGCGAAGGAGTCGATCAACATGCGCGGCGCCTACCTCGAGGTGCTCGGCGACCTCATCGGCTCCGCGCTCGTGATCATCGCCGCGCTCGTCATCGTCACGACGGGCTTCGATGCGGCCGACCCCATCGCGTCGCTCCTCATCGCGGTGCTCATCGTGCCGCGTGCGCTCTCGCTGCTGCGCGATGTCGTGCACGTGCTGTTCGAGTCGGCGCCCGCCGACACCGACGTGGCTGAGATCCGGGAGCACCTGCTCGGCACCCCCGGCGTCGTCGCCGTGCACGACGTGCACGTGTGGCAGATCACGTCGGGGTCGCCCGTCTTCAGCGCGCACGTCGAGGTCGAGCCCGAGGTCTTCGAGTCGGGTCGCGCGGGCGAGCTCCTCGACGAGCTGGGCGGATGCCTCGCCGAGCACTTCGACGTCGCGCACTCGACGTTCCAGCTGGAGCCCGCCGGACGTGCCGAGCAGGAGCAGCCGCAGCATCCGTGA
- a CDS encoding sensor histidine kinase produces MAERGPTTAGADTPDRGGPPRADAATAAGQPLGRFLRARPWLVDAAVSLVFTAIVVATLASEALTGQAVVTVWDVLTIAGTAIALLFRRRAPLTVLVVVLLLTTVITFSAQSNLLLAVPIALYAVAALRSPTIGWIAGAGAYLVTVVSLFAWLPALSAQLGEPGAFDIPVVLLTLAMADTVGVLLGANTWQRAERVKVLTERAEQLSRERDAQARIATLAERSRIAGEMHDIVAHSLSVMISLADGADATLERDPATARRALAQLSETGRSALQDMRRTLSVLGESTDAAAAREPAPGHADLADLVERFRTAGLPVRFSVRGTPIANATFELAVYRVVQEALTNALRYAPDAAHVTVAVEYGPPATTVTVTDDGRGAATGESAGSGRGLIGMAERAAVFGGTVEAGPVPTGGWRVRAVLPHPDGGRAAEGDAIGGDGDA; encoded by the coding sequence ATGGCCGAGCGGGGACCCACCACCGCCGGGGCGGACACCCCCGACCGGGGCGGGCCCCCGCGCGCCGACGCGGCGACCGCCGCCGGCCAGCCGCTCGGCCGATTCCTCCGGGCGCGGCCGTGGCTCGTCGACGCGGCGGTCTCGCTCGTGTTCACGGCCATCGTCGTCGCGACGCTCGCGTCCGAGGCACTCACGGGTCAGGCCGTCGTCACGGTGTGGGACGTGCTCACGATCGCCGGCACCGCCATCGCCCTGCTCTTCCGCCGCCGTGCGCCGCTCACGGTGCTCGTCGTGGTGCTGCTGCTGACGACCGTGATCACGTTCTCGGCGCAGTCGAACCTGCTCCTCGCGGTGCCGATCGCGCTCTACGCGGTCGCCGCCCTCCGCTCGCCCACGATCGGCTGGATCGCGGGCGCGGGCGCCTACCTCGTCACGGTCGTGAGCCTCTTCGCCTGGCTGCCCGCGCTCTCGGCGCAGCTCGGCGAGCCCGGCGCCTTCGACATCCCGGTCGTGCTGCTCACCCTCGCGATGGCCGACACCGTGGGCGTGCTGCTCGGTGCGAACACCTGGCAGCGCGCGGAGCGCGTGAAGGTCCTCACCGAACGTGCCGAGCAGCTCTCCCGGGAGCGGGACGCCCAGGCGCGGATCGCCACCCTCGCCGAGCGCAGCCGCATCGCCGGTGAGATGCACGACATCGTCGCGCACAGCCTCTCGGTCATGATCTCGCTGGCCGACGGCGCAGACGCCACGCTCGAACGCGATCCCGCGACCGCGCGCCGTGCCCTGGCCCAGCTCTCCGAGACCGGGCGCTCCGCCCTGCAGGACATGCGCCGCACGCTGTCGGTGCTCGGCGAGTCGACGGATGCCGCCGCCGCCCGCGAGCCCGCACCGGGCCATGCCGACCTGGCCGACCTCGTCGAGCGCTTCCGCACGGCCGGGCTGCCGGTGCGCTTCTCGGTGCGCGGCACCCCGATCGCGAACGCGACGTTCGAGCTGGCCGTGTATCGCGTCGTGCAGGAGGCGCTCACGAACGCCCTCCGCTATGCACCGGATGCCGCGCACGTCACGGTCGCGGTCGAGTACGGTCCGCCCGCCACCACGGTCACCGTGACCGACGACGGCCGCGGCGCTGCGACGGGGGAGTCGGCCGGGTCGGGCCGCGGCCTCATCGGCATGGCGGAGCGGGCGGCGGTGTTCGGCGGCACGGTCGAGGCGGGCCCGGTCCCGACCGGCGGCTGGCGGGTCCGGGCCGTGCTACCGCACCCCGACGGCGGACGGGCCGCGGAGGGTGACGCGATCGGCGGTGACGGCGATGCCTGA